A portion of the Pseudomonadales bacterium genome contains these proteins:
- a CDS encoding zinc-ribbon domain-containing protein: MSEAVTRCPGCQTAFRVNAEQLASAEGLVRCGVCARVFRADLHLVANEPVPGWQAGQPAVPGAAIEEIYIRELLGEHDHAEQPAPIVVGHHAPDPGEGVAKPHETCGDAPASEGVCRRDATPEPAAAAVPEPATGSDTPIGAETVDATDEPAAAAEPAPVPPFTPPPIEIDQTPAPRRARNAAWGLGCAVAMLALAVQYGWHQRTRLLEDPATRHGLERACATFGCALPRPPAPQAIRGEALLVRPAPDREGVLLVDALLSNHAAYAQPWPGLAISFQDLRGHTLAGRVFAAAEYLPEPPRVDMPIGQAVAVHLELHDPGERATGYRMEILPPAAAR, from the coding sequence ATGAGCGAGGCGGTCACGCGCTGCCCGGGCTGCCAGACCGCGTTTCGTGTCAACGCGGAGCAGCTCGCGTCGGCCGAGGGGCTGGTGCGCTGCGGCGTCTGTGCGCGGGTGTTCCGTGCCGATCTGCACCTCGTCGCCAACGAACCCGTGCCTGGCTGGCAGGCCGGTCAGCCCGCCGTGCCCGGAGCTGCGATCGAGGAGATATACATCCGGGAACTCCTTGGCGAGCATGACCACGCGGAACAGCCCGCACCAATCGTCGTCGGCCACCATGCGCCCGACCCCGGGGAGGGTGTCGCAAAACCTCACGAGACGTGTGGCGACGCCCCCGCATCGGAGGGCGTGTGCCGCCGGGATGCGACACCCGAACCTGCAGCGGCAGCCGTACCCGAGCCGGCAACCGGATCCGACACGCCGATCGGAGCAGAGACGGTAGACGCAACCGACGAACCGGCTGCAGCCGCGGAACCCGCACCCGTTCCGCCATTCACGCCGCCACCGATCGAGATCGACCAGACGCCGGCGCCGCGACGCGCGCGCAATGCCGCCTGGGGGCTGGGCTGCGCGGTCGCGATGCTCGCGCTCGCGGTGCAGTACGGCTGGCACCAGCGCACGCGGCTGCTCGAAGACCCGGCAACCCGCCACGGGCTGGAGCGCGCCTGCGCAACGTTCGGCTGTGCGCTGCCTCGCCCGCCCGCACCGCAGGCGATCCGCGGCGAGGCACTGCTGGTCCGTCCGGCACCCGATCGGGAAGGCGTGCTGCTGGTCGACGCGCTGCTCAGCAACCATGCCGCGTACGCACAACCCTGGCCCGGCCTCGCCATCAGTTTCCAGGACCTGCGCGGGCACACGCTGGCCGGGCGCGTGTTTGCCGCCGCCGAGTACCTGCCGGAGCCGCCACGTGTGGACATGCCGATCGGACAGGCGGTCGCCGTGCACCTGGAACTGCACGACCCCGGCGAGCGCGCGACCGGCTACCGCATGGAGATCCTGCCGCCGGCGGCGGCGCGCTGA
- the dusB gene encoding tRNA dihydrouridine synthase DusB, with protein sequence MIPPPERDSRLHRLKRHQLLRIGPFRFDTRVVLAPMVGVTDTPYRALCARLGTRLAIAEMVAADARLWDTRRTRLRLQQAGSELPCWVQIAGNDAHTMAAGARRQADLGAQIIDINMGCPAKKVCSRAAGSALLRDERLVADILAAVVAAVPEVPVTLKMRTGWSPGERNGVRIARIAEDCGVRLLSVHGRTRACRFEGAAEYDTIRAIVQSVSVPVIANGDITDTAGARAVLAHTGATAVMVGRAAQGRPWLCGSIDAALAGQPARCTPQGPELAAIVTGHIDALHAFYGETAGVRIARKHVGWYLRSCGEDRSFLHEFHRLDAARAQLAALHEHFAAIGDGEARAA encoded by the coding sequence ATGATTCCGCCCCCCGAGAGGGATTCCCGACTCCACCGTCTCAAGAGGCATCAGTTGCTGCGCATCGGGCCATTCCGTTTCGACACCCGCGTCGTGCTCGCGCCGATGGTCGGCGTGACGGACACACCGTACCGCGCGCTGTGTGCGCGTCTGGGTACGCGGCTGGCGATCGCCGAAATGGTCGCGGCGGATGCACGGCTGTGGGATACGCGGCGCACCCGGTTGCGGCTGCAGCAGGCTGGGTCCGAATTGCCGTGCTGGGTGCAGATCGCAGGCAACGATGCACACACGATGGCCGCAGGTGCACGCCGCCAGGCCGACCTGGGCGCGCAGATCATCGATATCAACATGGGCTGCCCGGCGAAGAAAGTCTGCAGCCGGGCGGCAGGTTCTGCCCTGCTGCGCGACGAGCGGCTGGTCGCAGACATCCTTGCCGCGGTGGTCGCAGCCGTGCCGGAGGTGCCCGTGACGCTGAAGATGCGTACCGGCTGGAGTCCGGGCGAACGCAACGGTGTGCGCATCGCCCGCATCGCAGAGGACTGTGGCGTGCGTCTGCTCAGCGTGCACGGACGCACGCGCGCCTGTCGCTTCGAGGGCGCAGCCGAATACGACACGATCCGCGCCATCGTGCAGTCGGTTTCGGTGCCAGTGATCGCCAACGGCGACATCACGGACACGGCAGGCGCACGCGCGGTGCTCGCACACACCGGCGCCACTGCGGTGATGGTGGGGCGTGCAGCGCAGGGACGCCCCTGGCTGTGCGGATCGATCGACGCAGCACTCGCCGGACAGCCGGCGAGGTGCACACCGCAAGGTCCGGAACTGGCTGCGATCGTCACCGGTCATATCGATGCGCTGCACGCGTTCTACGGCGAGACGGCTGGCGTTCGCATTGCGCGCAAGCACGTCGGCTGGTACCTGCGCTCGTGCGGTGAGGACCGCAGCTTCCTGCACGAGTTCCACCGCCTGGACGCGGCACGCGCGCAACTCGCTGCGCTACACGAACATTTCGCCGCCATCGGCGACGGCGAAGCGAGGGCAGCATGA
- the fis gene encoding DNA-binding transcriptional regulator Fis, giving the protein MNGSEDPACRPCAGADEPQQAEAAGERHSLRCCVRIALQDYFAQLDGQMVSGVYEMVLAEVEAPMLETVLEYTRGNQTLAAEVLGLNRGTLRKKLKRYDML; this is encoded by the coding sequence ATGAACGGAAGCGAGGACCCTGCGTGCAGGCCATGCGCCGGGGCCGACGAGCCACAGCAGGCGGAGGCAGCGGGCGAGCGGCACTCGCTGCGCTGCTGTGTGCGGATCGCGCTGCAGGACTATTTTGCACAGCTCGACGGCCAGATGGTCAGCGGCGTCTACGAGATGGTCCTCGCCGAGGTCGAGGCACCGATGCTCGAAACGGTGCTCGAATACACGCGCGGCAACCAGACGCTCGCCGCGGAAGTGCTCGGCCTGAACCGCGGCACGCTGCGCAAGAAGCTCAAACGCTACGACATGCTATGA
- the purH gene encoding bifunctional phosphoribosylaminoimidazolecarboxamide formyltransferase/IMP cyclohydrolase — MNHPADIVAVRRALISVSDKTGVVEFARELATLGVEILSTGGTQRLLADAGIPVREVSDYTGFPEMMDGRVKTLHPRVHGGILGRRGEDDAVMAAHGIAPIDLVVVNLYPFEQTVARPDCDLATAIENIDIGGPTMVRSAAKNHRHVGIVVDTADYQRVLAELRAHGGTLAATRFDLAVKAFEHTARYDGAIANHLGALDASAARSAFPRTFSLQFSKAQQMRYGENPHQTAAFYVEHERGEASIASARQLQGKELSYNNIADTDAALECVKQFHGDAACVIVKHANPCGVALAPTPLQAYELAWNTDSESAFGGIIAFNRELDGETAAAIVERQFVEVIVAPAASADAVTAVAAKKNVRLLVCGELPRQSAPRLDYKRVTGGLLVQDADLALYAGLRVVSRRQPTEAELRDLLFAWQVAKFVKSNAIVYARDNRTIGVGAGQMSRVNSARIAAIKAEQAGLAVTGAVMASDAFFPFRDGIDNAAAAGIRAVIQPGGSVRDDEVIAAADEHDMAMVFTGMRHFRH, encoded by the coding sequence ATGAACCACCCAGCCGATATCGTCGCGGTCCGCCGCGCCCTGATCAGCGTCTCGGACAAGACCGGCGTGGTCGAATTCGCACGCGAACTCGCCACGCTTGGCGTCGAGATCCTTTCGACGGGCGGCACGCAACGGTTGCTGGCCGATGCCGGCATCCCGGTGCGCGAAGTATCGGACTACACCGGCTTCCCGGAAATGATGGACGGGCGCGTGAAGACACTGCACCCGCGCGTGCACGGCGGCATCCTCGGTCGCCGCGGTGAAGACGACGCGGTGATGGCTGCGCACGGAATCGCGCCGATAGACCTCGTGGTGGTGAATCTTTACCCGTTCGAGCAGACGGTGGCGCGCCCCGATTGCGACCTTGCCACCGCGATCGAGAACATCGACATCGGCGGCCCGACCATGGTGCGCTCGGCGGCCAAGAATCACCGCCACGTGGGAATCGTCGTCGACACGGCCGATTACCAGCGCGTACTGGCCGAACTGCGTGCGCACGGCGGAACCCTTGCCGCGACGCGGTTCGATCTGGCCGTGAAGGCCTTCGAGCACACGGCGCGCTACGATGGCGCCATCGCGAACCATCTCGGCGCACTCGATGCAAGCGCTGCGCGCAGCGCCTTCCCGCGCACGTTCAGCCTGCAATTCAGCAAGGCGCAGCAGATGCGCTACGGCGAGAACCCGCACCAGACGGCTGCGTTCTACGTCGAGCACGAGCGCGGTGAGGCAAGCATCGCGAGCGCCCGCCAGTTGCAGGGCAAGGAGCTCTCGTACAACAACATCGCCGACACCGACGCGGCGCTCGAGTGCGTGAAGCAGTTCCACGGCGACGCGGCCTGCGTGATCGTGAAACATGCGAACCCCTGCGGGGTTGCGCTGGCACCGACGCCGTTGCAGGCGTACGAACTCGCGTGGAACACCGACAGCGAGTCGGCCTTCGGCGGCATCATCGCGTTCAACCGCGAACTCGACGGCGAGACCGCGGCAGCAATCGTCGAGCGGCAGTTCGTCGAGGTGATCGTTGCGCCAGCGGCAAGCGCAGACGCCGTAACGGCAGTGGCTGCGAAGAAGAACGTGCGCCTGCTGGTCTGCGGCGAACTGCCACGGCAAAGCGCACCGCGCCTGGACTACAAGCGCGTCACGGGCGGCCTGCTGGTGCAGGACGCCGACCTCGCGCTGTACGCCGGGCTGCGCGTCGTGAGCCGCCGTCAACCGACCGAGGCAGAACTGCGCGACCTGCTGTTCGCATGGCAGGTGGCGAAGTTCGTGAAATCGAACGCCATCGTGTACGCACGCGACAATCGCACGATCGGAGTCGGCGCGGGGCAGATGAGCCGGGTGAACTCGGCACGCATCGCGGCGATCAAGGCCGAACAGGCGGGGCTCGCGGTAACCGGTGCGGTGATGGCATCGGACGCCTTCTTCCCGTTTCGCGACGGCATCGACAACGCAGCGGCGGCAGGCATCCGCGCGGTGATCCAGCCCGGTGGCTCGGTGCGCGACGACGAGGTCATCGCTGCTGCCGACGAGCACGACATGGCGATGGTATTCACCGGCATGCGCCACTTCCGCCACTGA